The Salvelinus namaycush isolate Seneca unplaced genomic scaffold, SaNama_1.0 Scaffold941, whole genome shotgun sequence genome contains a region encoding:
- the LOC120043498 gene encoding protein mono-ADP-ribosyltransferase PARP14-like, translating into MESTFSDVVQEYVSSTEQKLGEGIYFSDSVHGAERLWKGSADEEYLYFIEAQVLTGKSIVGCPGLIVPPPFARDPLTLYDSVKGGGDTWVIFNGHQALPEYLITCKKPTYVKPHGKTFYVTFYLTFHMTFHLTFHLTFHMTFHMTFHMTFHLTFHLTFYTTFYTTFYTTFYTTFYLTFYMTFYRIPYYFIKTVCCVPYALFNWGKAKKPQKNEDIVIKGREVDPTVFHISSKVDRWIKDLNLKEPESSSIPHDAVYLNLKEPESSSIPHDAVYLSESNRHRIHAMRIQETLRKARDKESFNWNIKVPSNIVDWQQQPRGQYQRFHPIHNFHLQQALERKQPRVEVSVRGKMCKFTLPDRAANKTSGNILKSRQIDKLAAQPIESLPQHWDAMPANTSCLSCLIQPGSPEHNKVLNLFRATCPNKVIKIERIQNPTLWRSLQIKKHDMELRNGHQKNEKRLFHGTCHTTINHINNHGFNRSFAGKNATAFGNGTYFAVGASYSASSTYSRADLQGQKNMYLCRVLTGDFTAGRRGMTVPPAKSTTTVELFNSVTDHPSRPSMFVVFHDNQAYPEYLITFF; encoded by the exons ATGGAGTCCACTTTCTCTGATGTTGTGCAAGAATATGTTTCATCCACAGAGCAAAAGCTGGGAGAGGGGATCTACTTCAGCGACAGCGTGCATGGGGCAGAGAGGCTGTGGAAGGGCTCAGCTGACGAGGAGTACCTGTACTTCATTGAGGCACAGGTGCTGACTGGCAAGTCAATTGTTGGCTGTCCAGGTCTCATCGTGCCTCCTCCCTTTGCCAGAGACCCGCTCACCCTGTATGACAGTGTGAAAGGAGGCGGAGACACCTGGGTCATCTTCAATGGTCACCAGGCTCTACCTGAATATCTGATCACCTGCAAAAAGCCTACATACGTAAAACCTCACGGTAAGACATTCTACGTGACGTTCTACTTGACATTCCACATGACGTTCCACTTGACGTTCCACTTGACGTTCCACATGACGTTCCACATGACGTTCCACATGACGTTCCACTTGACGTTCCACTTGACGTTCTACACGACGTTCTACACAACGTTCTACACGACGTTCTACACGACGTTCTACTTGACATTCTACATGACATTCTATAGAATACCCTATTACTTCATTAAAACAGTGTGTTGTGTCCCatatg CATTGTTCAACTGGGGTAAAGCTAAAAAGCCACAAAAGAATGAGGACATTGTCATCAAGGGCCGGGAAGTGGATCCGACTGTCTTCCACATTTCTTCCAAAGTGGATCGTTGGATCAAGGACCTGAACCTAAAGGAACCAGAGAGCAGCAGCATCCCACACGACGCTGTCTACCTGAACCTAAAGGAACCAGAGAGCAGCAGCATCCCACACGACGCTGTCTACCTGTCCGAATCCAACCGCCACCGCATCCATGCCATGAGAATCCAGGAAACGCTGAGGAAGGCCAGGGACAAAGAGTCCTTCAACTGGAACATTAAAGTGCCTAGCAACATAGTGGATTGGCAGCAGCAGCCACGGGGGCAGTACCAGAGATTCCACCCCATCCATAACTTCCATCTGCAGCAGGCGCTGGAGAGGAAGCAGCCCCGTGTGGAGGTCTCTGTCCGGGGGAAAATGTGCAAGTTCACCCTGCCTGACAGGGCTGCTAACAAGACAAGTGGAAACATCCTCAAAAGCAGACAAATCGACAAGTTAGCAG CTCAACCTATTGAGAGTCTCCCTCAGCATTGGGATGCCATGCCAGCCAACACGTCCTGCCTGTCCTGCCTCATCCAGCCAGGAAGCCCAGAGCACAATAAAGTTTTAAACCTGTTCCGAGCCACCTGCCCCAACAAAGTTATAAAG ATTGAGAGGATCCAGAACCCAACCCTGTGGAGGAGTCTCCAGATCAAGAAACATGACATGGAGCTCAGGAACGGTCACCAGAAGAATGAGAAGAGGCTCTTCCATGGAACATGCCACACAACCATCaatcacatcaacaaccatgGCTTCAATCGGAGCTTTGCTGGGAAAAATG CTACAGCATTTGGAAACGGCACCTACTTTGCTGTTGGTGCCAGCTACTCTGCCAGTAGCACATACTCAAGAGCGGATCTCCAAGGGCAGAAGAATATGTACCTATGTCGAGTTCTGACTGGAGATTTCACAGCAGGACGACGTGGGATGACAGTGCCTCCAGCTAAAAGCACCACGACTGTTGAACTCTTCAACAGCGTGACAGACCACCCATCAAGGCCATCTATGTTTGTTGTTTTCCATGACAATCAGGCATATCCTGAGTACTTGATCACTTTCTTCTAG